The following proteins are co-located in the Canis aureus isolate CA01 chromosome X, VMU_Caureus_v.1.0, whole genome shotgun sequence genome:
- the LOC144307602 gene encoding melanoma-associated antigen 8-like, which translates to MSLGKSNELWELGEDPDKAQGLLDALQSRAEEEGQVPSPWSLPSLSSSSPSFSFYGLLGPPEEGSTTEGSPSPLQSSQSAITSPYDGAARGLGQPQPAGPYSPGEVGSSGSEGQEDADPYPCGWASIGLGQPQPAGPNGPGMVGSNPPEEQEDEQPQGTFHVKTAALVMFLLLKYRTKQPTSKAEMLEVITPAFQDDFLIILSEASICLRLVLGLDVTEVDPREDSYDLNIVLGLTWDGTVSGQGDLPKTSLLVLVLGLIVLEDDCAPEEEVWETLGVMGVYDGQEHIVYGEPRDLLTNVWVQEGYLECRLVAGSDPVRYEFLWGPRAYEETSKLQVMDYVFQVSSSLVVSSLALCEQILR; encoded by the coding sequence ATGTCCCTCGGGAAGAGCAATGAGCTTTGGGAGCTGGGAGAAGACCCGGACAAAGCCCAGGGCCTGCTGGATGCCCTGCAGTCCAgggctgaggaggaggggcaggttcCATCTCCCTGGtctcttccctctctgtcctcttcctccccttccttttctttctatggCCTCCTTGGCCCCCCAGAGGAGGGGTCTACTACTGAGGGGTCCCCAAGTCCTCTCCAGAGCTCTCAGAGTGCCATCACCTCCCCCTATGATGGGGCAGCCAGGGGCCTTGGCCAGCCCCAGCCTGCCGGCCCCTATAGCCCAGGGGAGGTGGGCTCAAGTGGAAGTGAAGGGCAGGAAGATGCTGACCCATACCCCTGTGGCTGGGCATCCATTGGCCTTGGCCAGCCCCAGCCTGCTGGCCCCAATGGCCCAGGGATGGTGGGGTCAAACCCACCTGAAGAGCAGGAAGATGAGCAGCCCCAGGGCACTTTTCACGTGAAGACGGCTGCCCTGGTGATGTTCCTGCTCCTCAAGTATCGCACCAAACAGCCCACCAGCAAGGCAGAGATGCTGGAGGTCATCACCCCAGCATTCCAGGACGACTTCCTTATCATCTTGAGCGAAGCGTCCATATGCTTGCGCCTGGTCCTTGGCCTAGACGTGACTGAAGTGGATCCCAGGGAGGACTCCTACGACCTCAACATcgtcctgggcctcacctgggatGGGACGGTGAGCGGTCAGGGGGACCTGCCCAAGACCAGCCTCCTGGTGCTGGTCCTGGGGTTGATCGTCCTGGAGGATGACTGTGCCCCCGAGGAGGAGGTGTGGGAGACCCTGGGGGTCATGGGGGTGTATGATGGCCAGGAGCACATCGTCTATGGGGAGCCCAGGGACCTCCTCACCAATGTCTGGGTGCAGGAAGGCTACCTGGAGTGCCGGCTGGTGGCGGGCAGCGACCCTGTCCGCTACGAGTTCCTGTGGGGGCCCAGGGCCTACGAGGAAACCAGCAAGTTGCAGGTCATGGACTACGTGTTCCAAGTCAGTAGCAGCCTCGTGGTTTCCTCCCTGGCCCTGTGTGAACAGATTCTGAGATAA